Part of the Paenibacillus kyungheensis genome, TGGGATTTTCAAAAACGATCTGGTAAGCAAATGTACTAAATTCATGAGGCCATATATTAAAACCGAACTTCTTCACCGCTTCTTCACTGGTAAATGAGGTTCCCAAAATGAGTAAAAATGGAAGTAAGCACGAGATGGCAAATAAGCCGATAAAAATATAACCAAACCAACTCATAATAATCTCGGTGTAGTCAGTACGAATACGTGCAGGTCGCGGGGTATTGCCTCCAATCAGATCACGTTCATTACGAATATCCATAGATGTTCACCTCCTAGAATAGTGAATTTTCAGGCGATACTTTTTTGACAATCCAGTTCGCAGTTATTACCACCACAAATCCAAATACCGATTGATACAGACTGACTGCACTACCCATAGAGAAGTTGAAATTAGTCATTAACGAACGGAAAACATACGTTTCGATAATATCTGTACTTGCATACAGTGCAGTATTGTTCGCACCAACCAGGTTGAAGAATAGTCCGAAGTTTCCTTTCAAAATGCCGCCTAGTGAGAACAGCAAAAGAATAATAAAGGTAGGTTTGAGCCATGGAAGTACAATATAGATAATCCGTTGAAATGCATTTGCTCCGTCGATCTCTGAAGCTTCTACAATCTCACTATCAAGCCCCATAATAGCGGCAAAATAAACAATAGAACCATATCCAGTCGTCTGCCATAAGTAAGTGATCACAATAATAAAAGGCCATAGATGAGGTTCAGAGTATGCTTTGACAGGATCAAGATGAAGAGACCGCAAAATCCCATTTAATAGTCCATAGTCATAGCTCAAAATATTGTAAGCTAGCAACCCGATCAGAACCGCCGAGATAAAATAAGGCAAAAACATCAGCGTTTGCGATATCTTTTTGAACCATTTTTTGCGAATTTCATTAAGTAAAATAGCTACGGTGATCTGGGCAATATTACCAAGTACAATAAACGCTATATTGTATGCCACTGTGTTAAAAGTAAGTCGCCATAAGTCTCCGGTAATAATCAGAAACTTAAAGTTGTCCCATCCGACAAATGGACTGCTGAATATTCCATCGGTGTAATTATATTTGACAAAAGCCAGATATAATCCAGGCATCGGCAAGTAAGCAAAAATACAAAAGAATACAATAGCTGGCAAGCACATCAGCAGGAGCACACGGCTATTGCGGAATTGCTTACGTTTGGAATTTTTGACACGTACAGCAGGGATCGATTTGGCTGTATCCAAGTGATATTCCTCCTTTGTGCTTTAAACGGTTTCTTTTTTTTGTAGCGCTTACATTTTGCTAAGTGTGTTGTTGTTCTTTTTATTGTAAGGGGTTCTTTACGTTTTCTATTGCACAATAATGCTATTAACCATCACCATTATGCTACGATTTGGATTTTAGAAAAGGGTAAATCGAAAAAATGAAAAGGGTTACAAAAAGAGGTTGTATGATCAATTTCGACATGATATGATAGCAGGCTTAATATTGTAAATGATTGATAGTTTGGAACCCTGTGTATTTGGGGTAAAGGATAACGAAAGCATCTAATGCAAGATGCATACAGAATCGTTATTCTATTGTTCTCAAAGAGAGGGGCATCATTCCAATGACATCATTTAAGTATACGACACTTACTGTACTAGGCAGTCTATTGATTGCAGGAGCAGTAACCGGATGTTCCAACCCGGATGCAACACCTGCTGCACAAGACCAGACCGAAAATAAAGGTCCAAATACAGGTCAGACCGATAGCAGCACTACTGACCAAAAAAATGCAAGCGAACAATCTGATTTAGCGGA contains:
- a CDS encoding ABC transporter permease, which gives rise to MCLPAIVFFCIFAYLPMPGLYLAFVKYNYTDGIFSSPFVGWDNFKFLIITGDLWRLTFNTVAYNIAFIVLGNIAQITVAILLNEIRKKWFKKISQTLMFLPYFISAVLIGLLAYNILSYDYGLLNGILRSLHLDPVKAYSEPHLWPFIIVITYLWQTTGYGSIVYFAAIMGLDSEIVEASEIDGANAFQRIIYIVLPWLKPTFIILLLFSLGGILKGNFGLFFNLVGANNTALYASTDIIETYVFRSLMTNFNFSMGSAVSLYQSVFGFVVVITANWIVKKVSPENSLF